The window ACCGCGTGATCGATATGGTACGGATGCGTTTCGAGCTGTATGACGTGCGGTTTGACCTCTGCCTCCGCCAGAAGACGCTCCAGTTTTTCGCCGTGGAAGTTCGAAATGCCCAAGGAGCGTGCCTTGCCTGCCTTGTACGCCGTTTCGATTTTCGCATAGCCCGCCGTGAAATTGCCCGCAGGCTGGTGGATGAAGAGGAGGTCGATGTAGTCTGTGCCGAGGCGCGCGAGCGTTTCATCGACTGCCATATCGCTTTCGTAGAGCGTCGGCCAAAGCTTCGTCGACAGGAAGATTTCCTCGCGCTTGACGATTCCTTCTTCCATCGCACGCTTCATCGCCTTGCCGACGGCGGCTTCGTTCATATAGGCGTTCGCCGTGTCGATGAGACGATAGCCGTTCTTCAGCGCCTTATAGACAGACGCTTCCGCATCCGCTGGGCTGATCATAAAGGTGCCAAGCCCCAGAAGCGGCATCTTCAAATCGTTGGCAAGCGTCGTATATTCCATGGTTAAATCTCCTTTCAAAATACCTCATTGCTCTCTACAAGGCTATTTTACGTAAAACATCGTGCTTTGTACAATGCCAATCATGCAATCTGCTATATCAATATCGTATAGCAAATCCTCCCCGACGCAACTTTTCCCCGCAGCACTGCAGAAAATCCGCCTTTCGAAAATTTCCTGCAAATAAAGGGCTTTTCCCTTCTCATATCGAATACATATTTTAATGAACACCGCACTTCGAGGAGGTCTTACCCATGGCAATTCTAGCTGCTTATGCTGTGCCGCATCCGCCAATCATTCTGCCGGAAATCGGCAAGGGAGAGGAACGCAAGATTCAGCTGACGATAAACGCTTATGAACGGGCGATGAAGGAGGCGGCTTCCTTCGAGCCGGATACGG of the Selenomonas sputigena genome contains:
- a CDS encoding aldo/keto reductase codes for the protein MEYTTLANDLKMPLLGLGTFMISPADAEASVYKALKNGYRLIDTANAYMNEAAVGKAMKRAMEEGIVKREEIFLSTKLWPTLYESDMAVDETLARLGTDYIDLLFIHQPAGNFTAGYAKIETAYKAGKARSLGISNFHGEKLERLLAEAEVKPHVIQLETHPYHIDHAVMKRLASYGTRLMGWYPLGHGDTTLLEEPIFLELADKYRKSTVQIILRWAVQRGFITIPGTKNPDHIRANFDIFDFVLTEVELAEIAKLDGKKRYYTPDDATEEKYASMQLVFEL